One Leifsonia shinshuensis DNA window includes the following coding sequences:
- a CDS encoding nucleoside hydrolase, with translation MKHSVILDVDTGIDDAMAIMFAVRHPDIDVKAITCLSGNVSVDKVVANTLAVLDLLGAPDIPVAAGARRPLIEPARDASWVHGETGLGDLRLPAGSRVPEQVHAVELLRRELLAADEPVTIVALAPLTNLALLLRVYPEVADRVGRIVFMGGSASVGNASAVAEFNIWHDPEAAAIVLSSGIPLTMYGLDVFNVVEVAAERVAELAASERAVDAALGSLLGFQLVDPADGTVFSHPLIGDAGAVCALVAPELFRFERVPVQVDISQGIGRGQTIVDRRSYGGEDAVYAPGQEPWPLVDVALGVDTGAVLELFFDVVTGVRV, from the coding sequence ATGAAGCACTCGGTCATCCTCGACGTCGACACCGGCATCGACGACGCGATGGCGATCATGTTCGCCGTCCGGCACCCCGACATCGACGTCAAGGCGATCACCTGCCTCTCCGGGAACGTCTCCGTCGACAAGGTCGTCGCCAACACGCTCGCCGTGCTCGACCTGCTCGGCGCACCGGACATCCCCGTCGCCGCCGGCGCCCGCCGGCCACTGATCGAGCCGGCCAGGGACGCCTCCTGGGTGCACGGCGAGACCGGGCTGGGCGACCTCCGCCTGCCCGCGGGCTCGCGTGTGCCGGAGCAGGTGCACGCCGTCGAACTGCTCCGCCGCGAGCTGCTCGCGGCCGACGAGCCCGTGACGATCGTCGCCCTGGCTCCGCTGACCAACCTCGCGCTCCTGCTGCGCGTCTACCCCGAGGTCGCAGACCGCGTGGGGCGGATCGTGTTCATGGGCGGCTCCGCGTCGGTCGGCAACGCCAGCGCCGTCGCCGAGTTCAACATCTGGCACGACCCGGAGGCCGCGGCCATCGTGCTCTCCAGCGGCATCCCGCTGACGATGTACGGGCTCGACGTGTTCAACGTCGTCGAGGTGGCTGCTGAGCGGGTGGCCGAGCTGGCGGCGTCGGAGCGCGCCGTCGACGCCGCGCTGGGGTCGCTGCTCGGCTTCCAGCTCGTCGACCCCGCCGACGGGACCGTCTTCAGCCACCCGCTGATCGGGGATGCCGGAGCGGTCTGCGCGCTGGTCGCGCCCGAGCTGTTCCGCTTCGAGAGGGTTCCGGTGCAGGTCGACATCAGCCAGGGCATCGGCCGCGGCCAGACCATCGTGGATCGGCGCAGTTACGGCGGTGAGGACGCCGTCTACGCCCCCGGGCAGGAACCGTGGCCGCTCGTCG
- a CDS encoding energy-coupling factor ABC transporter ATP-binding protein, whose protein sequence is MALVTMRDVSFTYLHAEEAALEGVNLTLEPGLVYGVVGRNASGKSTLCNVIRGIVPHFHDGELTGDVQVLGTSLADWDPAVLSQQIGYVFQNPFTQISGIRDTVFEEIALGLENMGVDRDTMIERVISVVRELGIEGLIAKNPNELSGGQRQKVAFASILAMEADFLVIDEPTSQLDPESSEAIFAIIRRLKERGTSIVLVEHKIDLIAEYADRVIVMERGTVAAEGPAAEVLASPLLEAAGVPQPEVTRVAARLAADGRALERTPITREDARQLIEARVQEVADVHRAR, encoded by the coding sequence GTGGCACTAGTCACCATGCGGGACGTGTCGTTCACGTACCTGCACGCCGAGGAGGCCGCGCTCGAAGGCGTGAACCTGACGCTCGAACCCGGCCTGGTCTACGGGGTCGTCGGGCGCAACGCCAGCGGCAAGTCGACGCTGTGCAATGTGATCCGCGGGATCGTGCCGCACTTCCACGACGGCGAGCTGACCGGCGACGTGCAGGTGCTGGGCACGAGCCTGGCGGACTGGGACCCGGCCGTGCTCTCCCAGCAGATCGGCTACGTGTTCCAGAACCCGTTCACCCAGATCTCGGGCATCCGCGACACGGTGTTCGAGGAGATCGCCCTCGGGCTGGAGAACATGGGCGTCGACCGCGACACCATGATCGAGCGCGTGATCTCCGTCGTCCGCGAGTTGGGCATCGAGGGCCTGATCGCGAAGAACCCCAACGAGCTCTCGGGCGGCCAGCGCCAGAAGGTCGCGTTCGCGTCGATCCTGGCGATGGAGGCCGACTTCCTCGTCATCGACGAGCCGACCTCCCAGCTCGACCCGGAGTCGTCCGAGGCGATCTTCGCGATCATCCGCCGGCTCAAGGAGCGTGGGACCTCGATCGTCCTCGTCGAGCACAAGATCGACCTGATCGCCGAGTACGCCGACCGCGTCATCGTCATGGAGCGCGGCACCGTGGCGGCGGAGGGCCCGGCGGCCGAGGTCCTCGCCTCGCCGCTGCTCGAGGCGGCCGGGGTGCCGCAGCCGGAGGTCACCCGGGTGGCCGCCCGGCTCGCGGCGGACGGCCGCGCGCTCGAGCGCACACCCATCACGAGAGAAGACGCCCGGCAGCTGATCGAGGCGCGCGTACAGGAGGTGGCCGATGTCCATCGTGCTCGATGA
- a CDS encoding FAD-dependent oxidoreductase, protein MSTAELEVDLLVVGWGKAGKTLARRYATAGRSVALVERDPAMYGGTCINIACVPTKNLVVAAEARRPDDDPQGYFTAAVAGRDELVHGLNAANHRMLEGLATLVDGTARFIGPRQVDVRTADGEALTIRAAAVVIGTGTVPARPELPGLDLPGVYDSTTIQHAEPFPRRLAVIGGGFVGLEFAGMFQRFGSQVTVLDPRPDILPRLEPVVVETVREVLGAHGVTLRTSTRVSAVERAPEGLRVLLEDGAVEVDAVLVATGRTPVTADLGLESAGVDVDDRGYIRVDDRLRTSADGVFAVGDVNGGPQFTYISLDDNRVVWDQLAGEGRRTTADRVAVPNTTFITPPLSQVGLTPAEARRRGHDVLYAAKKVAAIAAMPRPKILGDADGVITFTVDAASRRLLGATLFCVDSQEVINLVALAMRAGVTADELMNGIWTHPSSTEALNEVLAELAPYDEG, encoded by the coding sequence GTGAGCACTGCCGAGTTGGAGGTCGACCTGCTCGTCGTCGGGTGGGGCAAGGCGGGCAAGACGCTCGCCCGGCGCTACGCGACGGCGGGGCGTTCCGTCGCGCTGGTCGAACGGGATCCCGCGATGTACGGCGGCACCTGCATCAACATCGCCTGCGTGCCGACCAAGAACCTGGTCGTCGCGGCCGAGGCGCGGCGGCCCGACGACGACCCGCAGGGGTACTTCACGGCCGCGGTGGCGGGCCGCGACGAACTGGTGCACGGACTCAACGCGGCGAACCACCGGATGCTCGAGGGCCTCGCGACGCTGGTCGACGGCACGGCGCGCTTCATCGGCCCGCGCCAGGTCGACGTGCGCACCGCCGACGGCGAGGCACTGACCATCCGAGCGGCCGCCGTGGTGATCGGCACCGGCACCGTCCCGGCCCGGCCGGAGCTGCCGGGACTCGACCTCCCCGGCGTCTACGACTCCACGACCATCCAGCACGCCGAGCCGTTCCCGCGCCGGCTCGCGGTCATCGGCGGCGGCTTCGTCGGGCTGGAGTTCGCCGGCATGTTCCAGCGGTTCGGGTCGCAGGTGACCGTGCTCGATCCGCGTCCCGACATCCTGCCGCGGCTCGAGCCGGTGGTGGTCGAGACGGTGCGAGAGGTGCTGGGCGCCCACGGCGTGACGCTGCGGACGAGCACCCGGGTCAGCGCTGTCGAGCGCGCCCCGGAGGGGCTGCGCGTTCTGCTGGAGGACGGCGCCGTCGAGGTCGACGCCGTGCTGGTCGCCACCGGCCGCACTCCCGTGACCGCCGACCTCGGGCTGGAGAGCGCGGGAGTCGACGTCGACGACCGGGGCTACATCCGGGTGGACGACCGGCTCCGCACCTCGGCGGACGGCGTGTTCGCGGTCGGGGACGTCAACGGCGGTCCGCAGTTCACCTACATCTCCCTCGACGACAACCGGGTGGTGTGGGACCAGCTCGCGGGGGAGGGCCGGCGCACGACGGCCGATCGCGTGGCCGTGCCGAACACGACTTTCATCACGCCGCCGCTGTCGCAGGTCGGGCTCACCCCCGCCGAGGCCAGGCGGCGCGGACACGACGTGCTCTACGCCGCCAAGAAGGTCGCGGCCATCGCCGCGATGCCGCGGCCCAAGATCCTGGGCGACGCCGACGGCGTGATCACCTTCACGGTCGACGCGGCCTCCCGGCGGCTCCTCGGCGCGACGCTGTTCTGCGTCGATTCGCAGGAGGTCATCAACCTGGTGGCGCTCGCGATGCGCGCCGGCGTCACGGCGGACGAACTGATGAACGGGATCTGGACCCACCCGTCCAGCACCGAGGCGCTCAACGAAGTGCTCGCCGAGCTCGCCCCCTACGACGAGGGCTGA
- a CDS encoding ECF transporter S component: protein MSNPNRLARFFAGYGRLTIFLIPIGVATNFIGGQLANLLKLPIYLDSIGTVLVGALCGGLPGAVVGAVSNVINSITNPTTMAYAIISVVIGLLAGWFSRAGWFLKLWKALLTVIPFALVGGAGGALITIWLFGGLTPSGNSVIVAALHATGIDLNTAVYIAGIPFDMLDKLLTVLVVFLILKRVPERLLTKLPLGSIYRKSKPKSAASAPIEYETDDDLSLGR, encoded by the coding sequence GTGTCGAATCCCAACCGCCTCGCCCGCTTCTTCGCCGGCTACGGCCGCCTGACCATCTTCCTGATCCCCATCGGCGTCGCCACGAACTTCATCGGCGGCCAGCTGGCCAACCTCCTGAAGCTGCCCATCTACCTCGACAGCATCGGCACCGTCCTGGTCGGCGCGCTCTGCGGCGGCCTGCCGGGCGCGGTCGTCGGCGCCGTGTCCAACGTGATCAACTCGATCACCAACCCGACCACGATGGCCTACGCGATCATCAGCGTCGTCATCGGCCTCCTCGCCGGCTGGTTCTCGCGCGCCGGCTGGTTCCTGAAGCTGTGGAAGGCGCTGCTGACCGTCATCCCGTTCGCCCTCGTCGGCGGCGCGGGCGGCGCGCTCATCACCATCTGGCTGTTCGGCGGCCTCACCCCGAGCGGCAACAGCGTCATCGTCGCCGCGCTGCACGCGACCGGCATCGACCTGAACACTGCGGTCTACATCGCGGGCATCCCGTTCGACATGCTCGACAAGCTCCTGACGGTCCTGGTCGTCTTCCTGATCCTCAAGCGGGTCCCGGAGCGTCTGCTCACCAAGCTTCCGCTCGGCTCGATCTACCGCAAGAGCAAGCCGAAGAGCGCGGCCTCGGCGCCGATCGAGTACGAGACCGACGACGACCTGTCGCTGGGACGCTGA
- a CDS encoding trimeric intracellular cation channel family protein, translating into MVVPLVLDLLGTFFFAISGSLLAARRGFDVIGSLLLGSLTGLGGGVIRDVILGVTPNAFANPIYLAPPVVAAVLVYFLFGAVARFPRTLLVFDGGGLALFCITGTVIALERGANPIAAGVLGVTTAVGGGLLRDVVANRDPQLFDPHDLYAVPAMLGAAIIVVVWSVGGYNPWTEAAVAALVFAFRMLSLRFRWHVPLAAASHHTV; encoded by the coding sequence ATGGTGGTGCCCCTCGTGCTGGACCTCCTCGGCACGTTCTTCTTCGCCATCTCCGGCAGCCTGCTGGCCGCCCGGCGCGGCTTCGACGTGATCGGGTCCCTGCTGCTCGGCTCGCTGACCGGCCTCGGCGGCGGCGTGATCCGGGACGTCATCCTCGGCGTCACACCGAACGCCTTCGCCAACCCGATCTACCTGGCGCCGCCGGTCGTCGCCGCCGTGCTGGTCTACTTCCTGTTCGGGGCCGTCGCACGGTTCCCGCGGACGCTGCTCGTCTTCGACGGCGGCGGGCTCGCGCTGTTCTGCATCACGGGCACGGTCATCGCGCTGGAGCGTGGCGCCAATCCCATCGCGGCCGGCGTGCTCGGCGTGACCACCGCGGTCGGCGGCGGTCTCCTCCGCGACGTCGTCGCCAACCGCGACCCGCAGCTCTTCGATCCGCACGACCTCTACGCCGTGCCGGCGATGCTCGGGGCGGCGATCATCGTCGTGGTCTGGAGCGTTGGCGGCTACAACCCGTGGACGGAGGCCGCGGTCGCCGCGCTGGTCTTCGCCTTCCGGATGCTGTCGCTCCGGTTCCGCTGGCACGTCCCGCTCGCCGCCGCGTCGCACCACACGGTCTGA
- a CDS encoding ribokinase, producing MERFDDERTTAAACVVVLGSANIDSYVYLDRFPQPGETVFGTAGRRGLGGKGANQAVAAALIGAATSFLGQVGADDGGAFVRDTLAGYGVDTSGLRVSPTAVTGSAQITVDAAGENTIVVVSGANAEAGPDILGPESAALDVPAGSIGLAQGELPAEAVAAFARALAARGLRFILNLAPVIDIAPDALRLADPLIVNESEALALLARDGDPRSFGTADALDAARRLAGTVAESVVITLGADGAVAATGDRQWHQPAPVPAVVVDTTGAGDAFVGALAAALAGGADLETAVGRGAAAGSAAVAALGTVDSYDALRALAQDGVVVP from the coding sequence GTGGAACGTTTCGACGACGAGCGCACGACCGCCGCCGCCTGCGTCGTGGTCCTGGGGTCCGCCAACATCGACTCCTACGTCTACCTCGACCGCTTCCCGCAGCCCGGCGAGACCGTCTTCGGCACGGCCGGCCGCCGCGGCCTCGGCGGCAAGGGCGCGAACCAGGCTGTCGCGGCCGCCCTGATCGGCGCGGCGACGAGCTTCCTCGGCCAGGTCGGCGCCGACGACGGCGGCGCATTCGTGCGCGACACGCTCGCCGGCTATGGCGTGGACACCTCCGGCCTCCGGGTCTCGCCGACCGCCGTCACCGGCAGCGCCCAGATCACCGTGGACGCCGCGGGCGAGAACACCATCGTGGTCGTCTCGGGGGCGAACGCCGAAGCTGGACCCGACATCCTGGGGCCGGAGAGCGCCGCGCTCGATGTGCCTGCCGGTTCCATCGGCCTCGCGCAGGGCGAGCTGCCCGCGGAGGCCGTTGCCGCGTTCGCCCGCGCGCTCGCCGCGCGCGGCCTCCGGTTCATCCTCAACCTCGCCCCGGTGATCGACATCGCGCCCGACGCCCTCCGGCTCGCCGACCCGCTGATCGTCAACGAGTCCGAGGCGCTGGCCCTGCTCGCGCGCGACGGCGATCCCCGGTCGTTCGGGACCGCCGACGCGCTCGACGCTGCCCGCCGGCTGGCCGGCACCGTCGCGGAGTCCGTCGTCATCACCCTCGGCGCGGACGGCGCCGTCGCGGCGACGGGCGACCGCCAGTGGCACCAGCCCGCCCCGGTCCCGGCCGTCGTCGTGGACACGACCGGAGCAGGCGACGCCTTCGTCGGGGCGCTGGCCGCCGCCCTCGCCGGCGGCGCCGACCTCGAGACCGCCGTGGGCCGGGGCGCCGCCGCAGGCTCGGCCGCGGTGGCCGCGCTCGGCACCGTCGACTCCTACGACGCTCTGCGCGCGCTCGCCCAGGACGGGGTGGTGGTCCCGTGA
- a CDS encoding LacI family DNA-binding transcriptional regulator, whose protein sequence is MSPRAGRVTREDVAREAGTSTAVVSYVINNGPRPVSEATRRRVLDAIEKVGYEPDTIAQALASGVTGTYGLIVPDISNPFFAALAHELEDATSEAGRVVLLGDAAESKARETELLKTFARRRVDGLLFVGVDNAPDLAPFAGNQVPVVVLDRVDPHQTASSVAVDNIGAARDVTEHLLEHGYTDLGIIAGPRHLYTGQDRYEGWRQALASAGIEPDARWVVEAPFTRRGGLEAGRALLASADRPRAVFASNEQQAIGLLAAAAELGVRVPDDLAVISFDGTEASDYTVPKLSGAVQPLADIARTAVAMLAAASDGAAPSSLVVTHELRIRPSCGPHKD, encoded by the coding sequence GTGAGCCCCCGCGCCGGCCGGGTCACCCGCGAGGACGTCGCCCGGGAGGCCGGGACGTCCACCGCGGTCGTCAGCTACGTCATCAACAACGGCCCGCGCCCGGTGTCCGAGGCGACCCGGCGCCGCGTGCTCGACGCCATCGAGAAGGTCGGCTACGAGCCCGACACGATCGCGCAAGCGCTCGCCTCCGGTGTCACCGGCACCTACGGCCTGATCGTCCCCGACATCTCCAACCCGTTCTTCGCCGCGCTCGCCCACGAGCTGGAGGACGCCACGTCCGAGGCCGGCCGCGTGGTCCTGCTCGGCGACGCGGCGGAGAGCAAGGCGCGCGAGACCGAGCTCCTGAAGACCTTCGCCCGGCGCCGCGTCGACGGGCTCCTGTTCGTCGGCGTCGACAACGCCCCTGACCTCGCCCCGTTCGCAGGCAACCAGGTCCCGGTCGTGGTGCTCGACCGCGTCGACCCGCACCAGACCGCGTCGTCGGTGGCGGTCGACAACATCGGCGCCGCGCGCGACGTCACCGAGCACCTTCTGGAGCACGGCTACACCGACCTCGGCATCATCGCCGGGCCGCGCCATCTCTACACCGGGCAGGACCGGTACGAGGGCTGGCGGCAGGCGCTCGCCTCCGCCGGGATCGAACCGGACGCGCGCTGGGTCGTCGAGGCGCCGTTCACGCGCCGCGGCGGTCTGGAGGCCGGCCGTGCCCTCCTCGCCAGCGCGGACCGACCCCGCGCGGTCTTCGCCTCCAACGAGCAGCAGGCGATCGGCCTGCTCGCGGCGGCGGCGGAGCTCGGCGTGCGCGTCCCCGACGACCTCGCCGTGATCTCCTTCGACGGCACCGAGGCCTCCGACTACACCGTCCCGAAGCTCTCGGGAGCCGTTCAGCCGCTCGCCGACATCGCCCGCACCGCGGTCGCGATGCTCGCGGCGGCGTCGGACGGCGCAGCCCCCTCCTCCCTGGTCGTGACGCACGAACTGCGCATCCGGCCCTCCTGCGGCCCCCACAAGGACTGA
- a CDS encoding energy-coupling factor ABC transporter ATP-binding protein, with the protein MSIVLDDVTFAYPDGSLAVDGVSLRIDAGERVAIVGQNGAGKTTTVKLMNGLLKPTSGTVSIDGVDTKTQTTATTARSVAYVFQNPDDQVFAPDVRGELEYMPRYDKWDADKTAERVQRAVRMTGIGRFLDTNPSDLPFAIKKFVAIGAVLVGEPRYVILDEPTAGLDSRGLALLNRMIDQLGAEGVAVITITHDMRFVADSFHRVVAMANRRVVADGAVEDVFADDAVLHASRLQRPVAAQLVRDLGLSRTALQIDTIAALIP; encoded by the coding sequence ATGTCCATCGTGCTCGATGACGTCACGTTCGCATACCCGGACGGCTCCCTGGCCGTCGACGGCGTCAGCCTGCGCATCGACGCGGGGGAGCGGGTCGCGATCGTCGGCCAGAACGGCGCAGGCAAGACCACGACCGTCAAGCTGATGAACGGCCTGCTCAAGCCGACCTCCGGCACGGTTTCGATCGACGGAGTCGACACGAAGACGCAGACCACCGCGACGACCGCCCGCAGCGTGGCCTACGTCTTCCAGAATCCGGACGACCAGGTGTTCGCACCCGACGTGCGCGGCGAGCTGGAGTACATGCCCCGCTACGACAAGTGGGACGCCGACAAGACGGCGGAGCGCGTCCAGCGCGCCGTGCGGATGACCGGAATCGGGCGCTTCCTCGACACCAACCCGAGCGACCTCCCGTTCGCGATCAAGAAGTTCGTCGCGATCGGCGCCGTGCTGGTCGGCGAGCCGCGTTACGTCATCCTGGACGAGCCGACCGCCGGCCTCGACAGCCGCGGACTCGCCCTGCTGAACCGGATGATCGACCAGCTCGGCGCGGAGGGCGTCGCGGTGATCACGATCACCCACGACATGCGGTTCGTCGCGGACTCGTTCCACCGCGTGGTCGCGATGGCGAACCGCAGGGTCGTCGCCGACGGCGCGGTCGAGGACGTCTTCGCCGACGACGCCGTGCTGCATGCCTCCCGGCTGCAGCGGCCGGTCGCCGCCCAGCTCGTCCGTGATCTGGGTCTCAGCCGCACCGCGCTGCAGATCGACACGATCGCCGCGCTCATCCCGTGA
- a CDS encoding energy-coupling factor transporter transmembrane component T: protein MTSTASAPALDEAFVDRFRRAASLGNPIRDANPLIVLGTAIPFAILAATLPKLVGPAAVCVAMLLLGALGGVGAGFAKTYLRLFGIVGVLLFVVRVIFATDRQNALWAWGPFAISVSSITDAAAFVFVVMAMCGVLTLFFALVPIGHLMLALERVGVSRKASYVVLASFQAIIDLGANTRTVMDAQKARGIETEGSLLRRAGAFFPVLTPVFLSAMAQTEERALALDARAFNAPTAQTRLVFLPRTTAAQWGVLVLAYACAAFAIVGKVLLWH, encoded by the coding sequence ATGACCTCCACTGCAAGCGCACCGGCCCTCGACGAGGCTTTCGTCGACCGGTTCCGGCGGGCGGCCTCGCTGGGCAACCCGATCCGCGACGCGAACCCGCTGATCGTGCTCGGCACGGCGATCCCCTTCGCGATCCTGGCCGCGACCCTCCCCAAGCTCGTCGGCCCCGCCGCCGTCTGCGTCGCGATGCTGCTGCTCGGCGCGCTGGGCGGCGTGGGCGCGGGCTTCGCCAAGACCTACCTCCGGCTGTTCGGGATCGTCGGCGTGCTGCTGTTCGTCGTCCGCGTGATCTTCGCGACCGATCGGCAGAACGCGCTGTGGGCCTGGGGCCCCTTCGCGATCAGCGTCTCGAGCATCACCGACGCCGCCGCGTTCGTCTTCGTGGTGATGGCGATGTGCGGTGTGCTGACGCTGTTCTTCGCCCTCGTCCCGATCGGGCACCTGATGCTCGCCCTGGAGCGGGTCGGCGTCAGCCGCAAGGCCAGCTACGTCGTGCTCGCCTCCTTCCAGGCGATCATCGACCTCGGCGCCAACACCCGCACGGTGATGGACGCGCAGAAGGCGCGCGGAATCGAAACCGAGGGGTCGCTCCTGCGGCGGGCCGGGGCCTTCTTCCCGGTGCTCACCCCGGTCTTCCTGTCCGCGATGGCGCAGACCGAGGAGCGCGCGCTGGCGCTCGACGCCCGCGCCTTCAACGCCCCGACGGCCCAGACGCGGCTCGTCTTCCTCCCCCGCACCACCGCTGCGCAGTGGGGCGTCCTGGTTCTCGCCTACGCCTGCGCGGCGTTCGCGATCGTCGGAAAGGTACTGCTGTGGCACTAG